A single region of the Ignavibacteriales bacterium genome encodes:
- a CDS encoding PD40 domain-containing protein, translating into MRSSYKIIVISIIILMGRLNAQQEKYLFEGEKHFKNIKMLTADGENAEAYFSFDGTKLSYQATFDSMECDQIFTMNIDGSDRQLISTGKGRTTCAYFYPDNETVIYASTHKADDKCPPPPDRSKGYVWKLYESFDIFLKNGNELRQLTDTPGYDAEATVSPKGDKIVFTSLRNGDPEIYTMNLDGSDQTRLTFEKGYDGGPFFSADGSKIVFRASRPNTPEEMSDYNDLVENGYVRPSALEIYVMDADGKNMKQITNLGKASFAPFFHPSGKKIIFSSNYQGDNPRDFNLFMINIDGTGLERITFNPSFDGFPMFSPDGKYFVFGSNRFNKKDTDTNIFIAEWVE; encoded by the coding sequence ATGAGATCATCGTACAAAATTATTGTAATCAGTATAATAATTCTTATGGGCAGATTAAATGCTCAACAAGAAAAATATTTGTTTGAAGGTGAAAAACATTTTAAAAATATAAAAATGTTAACTGCCGATGGTGAAAACGCAGAGGCATATTTTTCTTTTGATGGAACTAAGTTATCATACCAAGCAACTTTTGATTCAATGGAATGTGATCAAATATTTACGATGAATATTGATGGCTCTGATAGACAATTAATATCTACCGGTAAGGGCAGAACAACTTGTGCATATTTTTATCCGGACAACGAAACTGTAATATACGCTTCAACGCATAAAGCAGATGACAAATGTCCTCCCCCGCCTGATCGTTCTAAAGGATATGTTTGGAAATTATATGAATCGTTTGATATATTTTTAAAAAATGGCAATGAACTAAGACAACTAACAGATACTCCTGGATACGATGCGGAAGCAACTGTTTCGCCAAAAGGCGACAAAATTGTTTTTACATCATTAAGAAATGGTGACCCAGAAATTTATACTATGAATTTAGATGGCAGTGATCAGACAAGATTAACTTTTGAAAAAGGATATGATGGTGGTCCATTCTTTTCAGCAGACGGAAGTAAAATAGTTTTTCGTGCCAGCAGACCCAATACGCCAGAAGAGATGTCTGATTATAACGATTTAGTTGAAAATGGTTATGTTAGACCTTCCGCTCTTGAAATATATGTAATGGATGCTGATGGAAAAAATATGAAGCAAATTACAAATCTGGGTAAGGCCAGCTTTGCACCATTTTTTCATCCTAGTGGAAAGAAAATTATTTTTTCATCAAATTATCAAGGTGATAATCCAAGAGATTTTAATTTATTTATGATTAATATTGATGGAACAGGTTTGGAACGCATTACTTTCAATCCGTCATTTGATGGCTTCCCAATGTTTTCACCAGATGGGAAATATTTTGTTTTCGGATCAAACAGATTCAATAAAAAAGATACTG